The genomic interval AGCCGCTGCTCAGCGCTGGCCGGGATGCGGGAAGCAGCAGCAATTAGCAGCAGCCGCCTCTCCTGCCGGCTCCCTGCCGTGGCTGGGGGCCCACGCTGAGCCCTGCCTCACCCGGCGGACAGCCCACCTGTATCCTGCTCCCgggcatcctcctcttcctcccaccagCCCTCCGGGCGAGATCGTGCCCAGAGCCGCACTCTCAAAGGACTGGATGTCCCTGCTTCCCAGGCAGCCGCGAACATCGGCAGCATCTCAGCATCGCGGCCCCCCCGGCTTCGGGCGCCGCTCCCCCCTGCAGAGCCCGGGGAGCCAACGGCGGCTGCCCGCCACCAGCACGTGGGTTGTGTAGCACTGGCTGCCACAGAAGGACCTTGTTTGCTCCTGGACGGTGCTCGGaacggggctgggctgggcttggATGCGCTCTGTGGCTGCCTTGTCTCAGGGCTTTAAATATTCATGCTTTTGATTTCCTCTTAGCGGCTGGTGGCAGCGGGGCAACGCAGGGGCTGGAGCGAGCCGGCTGGGGCGGAGGGCAGCCGTGCCGGACCCggtggcagggcagagggggcCAGATCTGGCCCCGGCTGAAGACAATGGGATTTGTTGCCGGTCTGGTGCAGGAGCAGCGCGGGGCCACGGGGTTTGAGGACCTCCAGGCTGGGGGCCGAGTGTGCTGAGCCCCCCTCCCCGAGCCGGCGGCTCCCCGGGGCGTCGCCGCGGCCCCGTTTCCTCCCTGCCGCGGTGGGAGTGGGGGGTTGCTCTCCGTCTGGCTGGATCCACGCATCCTTGCTGACGCCGATCGCAATCGATCGGCTGCGACGGTGCGGAgccgggcagcccccgggccCGCTGCCTGGTGTCCTGGGGCCGGCTCTCCCTGCCAGCCATGCCGGGCTGGCGCGAGCCTGGCGTGGAGCTCAGCCGAGGCTTCTGCTTGGCTTCCCGGCGGCTGCAGGTGCTTGGACTCTCCATGGGGCCCCCGTGAGACCCGGCCAGCTGCCTCCACCCCGCTGCCACGCGAGCCGGGCTGGCCCCGGCCCTTCTCATCTCTCTCCGGCATGGATCTCCTGCAGAAGAGCAAATACAGCCACCTGCGGAATGAGTCCGTCTCCTCTCTGGAGGAGGCGGTGGGGGGCCTGGGGGTCCCGGCCTCCCCAGTGGAGTCCCTCGCAGGCACGCAGTCTCTGCCtggctccctctcctcctcctcccttggcCCTGCGGCGCCTCTCGGGGAGCTCTCGCCCGAGTCGGAGGACAGCCCCACCACCCTCTGCTCCTTCTTCCCCAAAATGGCCAACCTGAAGCTCTCGAACCCCGCCAACCTGCTCAGCCTGCGGGGCTCCTCGGCCGGCGGCAGCCCGGGAGAGCCCGGCCCTGCCGGGACGCTGGCACCGGCACCAGGGGGGGCTACCGGCCCCGACTCAGCAGGACCTGTCGCTGTCTGTTCCCAGGATATGAACAAGCTGAGCTGCGGGAAGAAGACGCGGGTGGAAGGCGGCCAGCTGGGGGGTGACGAATGGACCCGCCACGGCAGCTTCGTCAATAAGCCCACCCGCGGCTGGCTGCACCCGGATGACAAGGTCATGGGCCCCGGGGTCTCCTATCACGTCCGGGTGAGTGCTCGGGACTGGGGGGGTGTGGGAAGGGTCATGGTGGGGATTTGGGGACCTCCTGGCGTGCTCCTTGGCGGCGGCAGGTGGGCAGTGGGATTCCTGGGGAGGTCACCGCTGCGGAGCCAGGGGGCTcggggccccggccccctccccggctgCGTGGGGAGCAAACCCCAGGGCTGGCCGGGCTGACCCTGCTCTCTCCCCCAGTACATGGGCTGCGTGGAAGTCCTCCAGTCCATGAGGGCTTTGGATTTCAACACCAGGACGCAGGTCACCAGGTgagctctgcctcttcccaggggCTGCTGCTTTTGGGGGAGGCGGGGGTACGAGCCCCGTGCAAGCCTCTGGTGGCATGTGGGGCTTTCGGTGGGGGccgggctgcctgcagccccatcAAATATGAACGCCAGCGCACTTCCCCTGCTTGAAGAGCCTTGGCCGGTGCTGCCCCCGAGGGCTTTCCGCTCGTCACCCTGTCCCTTCCGTGCTGGTCCCTGCATCCTCGGCCCTGTGGTTGTGGGGTCACAAGGGAACGGGGAGGGCAGGCACTAGGGGGGACTGACATCCTGCTGTGCTCCCCACAGGGAGGCCATTGGGCTGGTGTGCGAGGCCGTGCCCGGTGCCAAGGGAGCCGTGCGGAGGAGAAaggtgaggctgggctggggagctgctggggggggggagcatgcTCGGCTGTCTGGGCACAGGGCCGAGGGCCGGATCCCAGCCCAGCTGGCCGTGCCTGGGCTGGGCAGCCTGAGGCTCCGATCTCCCACCGCGGCTCAGGCCAGCGGAGCTTGGCAGGAGCAGTGGTGAGGAGGAGGCGCCCATCTCTGCCGTGGAGGGTGGCAGGATATGCCGTGTCCCCCCACAGCCAGGCTGTGTCTGGCCTGGGGAGCCCCTTTTCCCATGCTGCCGTTTGCCCCCAGCCCTGCGGCCGCTCCCTGAACTCCATCCTGGGCAAGAGCAACCTGAAGTTTGCCGGCATGCCCATCACCCTGACCATCTCCACCAGCAGCCTCAACCTCATGGCTTCTGACTGCAAGCAGGTGAGAGCAGGGAGGTGCCGGGGGCTGGGCGACTGGCTTTAGATGAGCAGGAATCCTCGTGTCCCCCATCCCAtgccctgctggggcaggggatgtCCCCAGCCTCCCTAAGGGATGTCTGGGTGGGCTGTGTGATCTGCTGAGTGCCCACCTCCCCCTGGTCCCCAGGGGTGAAGAGCGATAGCCCGCATGCTTTGCAGGATCTGTCCTGGAGACTGAGAGATCCAAGTCCCCTGGCCTGGGGCCGGGTCTCCTGGTTTTGACCCCGCTCTTGGTGGCCCTGTTGGTGCCCCAGCTCTTTTCCTGGTGGCCTGTGGCTCATAACCAGGGCTCCGGAGGCTTGTAAGCCCCCGTGCCGGGCCAGCCCTGGGAGGAGCGCGGCAGGCAGGAGGTGCCACCTCTGGCTGGGCACCGAGGAGCTCCTGGCTGTGTCCAATAAACTCTCTGCCTTGCAGATCATTGCCAACCACCACATGCAGTCCATCTCCTTCGCTTCTGGGGGAGACCCGGTGAGTACACAGGGTCCCCATCCGCGCGTGCCCTGCCCCGTGCTAGGGATCGGTgcctctcctgccctctccctgaaGTCTCAGGCACCGCGCTCCCCGGCAGCCCTGTCTCACCGCTGGTGTCTCGCCCACAGGACACAGCCGAGTACGTCGCCTATGTTGCCAAAGACCCTGTCAATCaaagaggtgaggctgctgccgAGGGTCCTAAATGCCGGAGCCCCGTTTCGTGGATGTTTAGGCGCAGCTCAGTGTGGCGGGAACGGAGTGGGTGCCCCGTAAGGAAGCTCTGGGGTGCATAGGGCAGGCTCGAGGGGTGGAGAACTCAACGTTGGGGTTCCACACTCCCATCCCACcattccctccccagcctgccatATCTTGGAGTGCCCTGAGGGCTTGGCGCAGGATGTGATCAGCACCATTGGGCAGGCCTTCGAGCTGCGGTTCAAGCAGTACCTGAAGAACCCCCCAAAACTGGTGACACCTCACGACAGGTAAGGGCAGGGCTAGGTGGGAAGGAAGAAGGTGGGAGGGTGTCCGAGATTGATTGGGTTTGGAGAGGGGATGGAGCCCTGGCTGCTGTCAGCTGCTCATCTGTGCCATGCCCTCTCAGGATGGCGGGGTTCGATGGCTCTGCctgggatgaggaagaggaggaaccgGCCCCCGATCACCAGTACTACAATGACTTCCCCGGCAAGGAGCCTCCCATCGGGGGGGTTGTGGACATGCGGCTGCGGGACGGGGCTGCTCAGACCCCCAATCACTTGGGGGCCACGCTGGTAAGGCTCTGGGCATGTCCTCATGGGGAGGCTTCATGTTACAAGGGAGATGCAGGGACCCCGACGGTGCTGTGGGCTCTTCACTCAGGGTTATTCCACCACAAGATCCGTGGCACCTGTCTCCCTGGCACCTCTAGCAGCCCAGGGTGTGGGGAGCGGGAAGGGATGGGGAGCGCAGCAGGGCTCACCGCCCGCTTCTCCCTGCAGCCCGTCGGCCAGACATCCGGCGGGGAGTACGACCCCCGGAAGCAGCACGCTCCTGCCCAAGGTAACGTGATGGACCTGGCTGGTCCCTGTCTGCTTTCCTGGACCCCAAGTGCTCCGAGAGCAGGCACTGGTGTTGGGGCCGAGGCAGGCTGGAGCTCTGCTGACCACAGTGCTCttggcagcagggagagaaaaatacccGGCTCCGGGGGGCACGTCCGGCCGCACGGACCTGTTTGATGACCCGTCTTACGTCAACGTGCAGAACATGGACAAGACACGCCAAGCGTCGGCCGCTGGCACCCCCGCAACGGCCAACGGCAGCGCCCAGAGAGACCTCTTTGACATGAGTGAGTGGGACGGCAGCCGCAGCCGTGCCTGGGCTCGGGGGTCtgtcctgggctgggggtgggtgcCTGTGAGGTCGGTCCCGGACCGcccgctcctccctccctgcagagcccTTTGAAGATGCCCTGCGTGTGCCCCCGTCCGTGCCTGTGGGGCTGCCCCCTGCCCAGGTGGTGGCCTCcatggaggagcagctgagaCGGGAGCCCTGGTACCACGGGAAGATGAACCGTAAGGAGGCCGAGAAGCTGCTGAAGGTGAACGGAGACTTCCTGGTGCGGGAGAGCACCACCACCCCGGGCCAGTACGTGCTGACTGGCTTGCAGGGCGGGCAGCCCAAGCATCTGCTGCTCGTCGATCCTGAGGGAGTGGTGAGTCCATGTAATGTGCTGGGGACAGAGCTAGGCACAGCTCAGGGGGGCCCTGGGGGTTACAAGAGCCACCAGGGCACTGGGCTTCCCCGCCGCTCCTCAGGGGATCCCTCTGGAGAGGGCCTGGCGGAGTGTGGGGGTGAGGGCTGCTCCCCCCAGCTCGGTGCGCAGCTCCTGGGGGCTGGTGGCTGCTTTGGCCTCCCCCAGGCATCAGCAGCCTCCTGAGTGCCCCTTCCCCGACCCCCCAGGTTCGGACGAAAGACCACCGCTTCGAGAGCGTCAGCCACCTCATCAGCTACCACATGGACAATCACCTGCCCATCATCTCGGCCGGCAGCGAGATGTGCCTGCAGCAGCCGGTGGAGAGGAGATTGTGAGCGCCCGGGGGCCCTGGCGTGCAGCCccccggccctgctccctgccccagggagccCTCGGACTCTCAGTCGGGTGCTCTGCCCAGGACTGAGCATGGACTTGGCCAGGGATGGGGCCTGTTCCCCTCTGCCACGAGGAGCTGGCGGCCGCGGGGTGCAGGGGCAGCGTGGTGTGAGCTGCCTGCGGGGCCAGGGGCTGTTCTTGCCgaagcccctgcctcctcccggCTCCAGCCTTCgcgcagcagctcagctcctaccaaaacctggccctgctgcggctgctCTCGCGCTCACCGGCGTGGGCACGGGCTCAGGGCTGGTGgagccgagcccccccccccccccccccaagccggGGGGCAGCCCGGCCTCGTCCCCTGCCCCACgggccatgggggggggggctgcaggggggggcTCTGCTCCCCCAAGCACAAGGCCCGGCCGGCCCCACGCCGACTGTACCCGATCACTTTACGTGTTAACTCTGTGCCTTGACCCCGCAGGTCCCACACTCTTATGCAatgccgcggggcggggggctggggacaGTGTCCCCCCtgcgctcccagccccggctgtgccccTTCCCGGGACGTGCTCCTCCAcaccccctccctgctccacccccccaccccccccccccccccgggggcacGGCCGGCTCCGGCAGCTCCGGGGGGCGGTGGGAGGGtgcaccccacacccccccacaccccccctttTGCATGCACGGTGTTACTCCCCCCAAGCCAAAGCGCAGCCCTGCCCCTCGCAGCCCcgggcccccccgggccccgctATACCAAAGGAACCGGCGGTTGGTATTAAAAGTTGGTATTTCTCTAGGCCCTGGctggtgtgggggggggggggggggaacgccGGGGGGGGGAAGCACCGGGCACGCGGCCCCTCCCGCCCCTGGCGTCGGCGGCGTCCCTTCGATCGGCACATGGGTCCTTCgcgctcttcccccccccccccccctcggccTTGCACATGGTCCGTCCCGCTCTCCCCTGCGGGCGCTGTACGTGGTCCGACCCGCTCTACTTCACCCCTCCCCAGCGCCCTGTAGTTGGTTGATCCcggcccgccctcccccccccccccccccaggcgtCGCACATGGTTTGTCccactccccttccttccctcccccctccccccggcgcGTGACGGCCacctcgccccgccccgcgcgcggtgATTGGCCCCGCGCGGGTTCCGGTTCCGGTCAGGGGCGCCGTGCggaggggcggccgcggggccatGGCGGTGCCGCGCCGGCTGTGAGGGCCATGGCGGCCCCGCACGCAGAGAAGCTGGAGGGAGGCgttccggccccgccgcccccgccggggccCCCGCAccccgcgggcagcgccgccgccggcgggcccggccggaagcaggggaaggcaggtgagcgcgggcggccgggccgggccgggagggcgggggggggcccggcTCCGGCTGACGCGGCCCCGGCTGACGCGGCCCCGCTTGTCCCCGCAGGGCTGCAGATGAAGAGCCCCGAGAAGAAGCGGCGCAAGTCCAACACGCAGGTAGGACCGGGCCCGCGGGCTccgggcggcgccggggccggggggggccgccgccCTGACCGCCGCCGCCCTGACCGCCGCCTTCTCCCCGCAGGGCCCCGCCTACTCCCACCTCTCGGAGTTCGCCCCGCCGCCCACCCCCATGGTGGACCACCTGGTGGCCTCCAACCCCTTCGAGGATGACTTCGGGGCCCCCAAGGTGGGGGCGGCCCCCGCCCCCTTCCTGGGCAGCCCCGTGCCCTTCGGCGGCTTCCGCGTCCAGGGGGGGATGTCGCCACAGGTGCCCCCCGGTTACGGCGggggccccccagcccctgcggaGGCAGCCTCCCCCCTTTGCCCCCGGGCAGATGGGCCCGGCCTTCGGCGTGCCCCCCCAGAACCCCAACTACGTGCAGCCCGGGGGCATGGGCTTCCCCGGGCAGCCCTTTGGCCAGCCCCTCGGACAGAACTTCAGCCCCCCCACGGGGCAGCTCATGCAGGGGCCCGTCGGGGGCTTCGGGCCCATGATCTCCCCCACCATGGGGCAGCCCCCCCGGGGGGACGTGGGCCCCGGGCCGGCCCTCAACCCCCCCGGGgggtcagcagcagctcagcgCTTCAGCCAGCCCGGCAACCTCTTTGGACAGTCGCCTATGCAGCGCCCTGGGCAGAAcgtgccccccctgcccccccaacgccagccccttccccggggcCGACCCCGGCTTCCCCGCCGGCAGCGAGGAGGGGGGCAAGAACCTcaaccccccccccagcgccTTCGCCCAGGAGCAGCACTCGGGCTCCCCCGCCGCCGTCAATGGGGCGCAGCCCGGCTTCGCCCCCAACAGCGCCGGCCGTGGCGCCGGCACCCCCGAAACCAacagcctcccgccgcccccccccggcaAGGCGGCTGGCGGTTCAGGTCACCAGCCGCCACCGGGGCTGGTGTACCCCTGCGGGGCCTGTCGCAACGAGGTGAATGACGACCAGGATGCCATCTTGTGTGAGGCCTCCTGCCAGAAGTGGTTCCACCGGGAGTGCACCGGGATGACGGAGAACGCCTACGGGCTGCTCACCACCGAGGCCTCCGCCGTCTGGGCCTGCGACTTCTGCCTGAAGACAAAGGAGATCCAGTCGGTCTATGTCCGGGAGGGCATGGGACAGCTGGTGGCCGCCAACGACGGCTGAGCCGCCCTCCTGCTGCTGTGTACGGCTTCCCCCGCCGAATTAGGAccaaacccccttttttttcgtAGCCATCGCCCCACCTGCCAGCCGGAGAGACGGCCCCGGGTTCCGGCTCTGGCTCCTTGCCGGGCACTGGCTGCCGCTGGGACCCGCCGCAGGCTCCGGGCCGGTGCTGGCCACGCCGTCGCCAGCCCtttgccgcgggggggggggggggggggggggctgcagctccGGTGCACCGGCTTTTGGGGGCTGAGGCTCCCTGGTgccgccccagcccccccccccccccccccagctctgcctggtggGGCCGGTGCCCTTGCGGGGGAGGGGGTGATCCAGTCCCCACCGCCATCCATGACTCCCCCTGGGGCTGTGCAGCGGTCCCGGTGCCCCCCTCCACGTGCTTGGGGTGGTCCCGGTGCTTccctccgcccccccgccccccggtgctCGGGACGGTCCCggtgccccgccccccccccgctccccccgttTTAGCCGAGCGTTAATGGAAACTTTTGTACCGTCGCTATAAAACTCTGAAACCCGCGTGTCCGTGTCTCGCTCCGCTCCGCcggggattgggggggggggggtgtccggtACCGGAGGGGACCCACGTGCCCCCGCCTCGGGCCAGCCCATTGGTCCGTCGCGGCCGCCGTCCGCCCCCATTGGCTGTTCGTGTCACGTGCGCGCCCCTTCCCGAGGGCGGCGACGGGCGCCGGGGGAAAGTTACCGGGGGGACCGGCGGAGGGTTACCGGGGGGACCGGCGGAGGGTTACCGGGGGGACCGCGCCCGGCAGCGGCACCAGGTactgcccggccccgcccggccccggggaccGCTGCCCCGGGGACCGCTTCCCCGGGCGGGGCCGGAACCGGGAGCGGGGCCGTGCGGTTGCCCGGGGGTGCCGGGCCGGGGTCGcgcagcggggcggcgggcacAGCTTGAACGGGCATCGGCCGGTGCCGCGGCCGCAGGGACTGGAGGGGTGTCACTGGCGGGGCCGTCACCCCCCGAGCCGGTTCCCGGGTCCCCGGCGGTGGGGGGTGCCCGAGATCCCCTTCCCGGTACCGCCGCCTTCCTGCGGGGCCGCGGGAGCCCGAGCGGGGCCGCGGTGTCCCCACGCCGGGCCCCGCGTCCCCCGCCCACCTGCCGGGCGGCATCACCCGGCTAAAAATACCCCGCGGTGGCAGCTGGTGTCGGCgggggggacgcggggggggTCCGGTCTTCCCGGGGCGGCCGGTGCTTCGGCCGGGGCAGCTCCCTGCGGCAGCCGGGGGTCCCCAGCCGCGGGCAGGGTTTGGGGACCGGCCGTCGCGGGGACCGCGGCTCTCCCCGGTCAAATCCCGGTGGTGCCGGGAGCCGGGTcgcgtccctccctccctccctccgtctccTTGCAGGTGGCTCTGGGCCGTCCCCATGGCGGAGAAGTCGGACTCCCGGGACTCGGACAGCAGCTGGGTGCTGGCGGGCAGCGAGGTGAGGGCTGGGGATGCCCCGGGGCAGCACCCCACGGCGGGCCCggagctgtgggcaggggaggcagggctgcgggcagaggGAGGCAGACGGGGCGTGAGGCCGAAGGTGCCAACCGCCCTCCTTCTCCCAGGGTCTGCCCATCGACACGGTTGGTCCAGAGCGGGATTCGGTCTCCCACGGGGCTGAGGATGAGGacccggaggaggaggatgaaggcaCCCAGGACACCgtcacaggcaggcagcagccgtGGGGATGGGGCAGACCCAGTGTCCCCCCGTGCCGCCGGCTCACCGCCActctctgcctcttcccagccGTGGCCGCCAACAGCACAGCCGCCTTCCCCGGCCAGGCCCAGCACCCCAAGGGCAGCGGGCTGGGGGTAAGCCTGGGAGCCGGGGGACTGCGGTCCTGCTCACCCCGTGGGGACGCGTGAGACCCCGGTGCCTGTGTCTGCAGGGCCCAGAGGAGTGTTGGGACCCCAAGGCTGGGGCAGAGCCCGCCCCGAATGGCTCCATGGAGCCCGGCGTGCCAGATGGCGATGAGCAGGAGGAGCCCGATGCCGAGGCTGAGCCGGGACCCTGCCCTGACACCCCCAAAGCAGGTTAGGCCCTCGCAGGGGACTGGCCCGGGGGGGTCcacgctggcagtgttggggtgcagaCCCTCCCTGGAGGGAGGCCCTGTCCATCCCCAGGGCCACCAATGGAGGAGGGGAGCTGCACCAGCAGTGACGATGATGTGGAGGGGCTGCGGCGACGGCAGGGCCACGAGCCCATCCCAGGCCCCCCGCTCCCGCgcctgccccacgctgggggatGCCGGATGCCGGTGCTGAGGACGGGCTCAGCATGAGCAAGTACTTGCTGGGTGCCTTGGCGCTggtggccgtggggctgctgaTCATCTCCGGTGAGTGGGGGTCCCAGGGGCAGGGCAAGGGTCCCTGCGTCCCCCTAAttgtcccttcctctccccaggtGGCATCTACGACCCGGCGGATGGTGAGTACGGGGGACTGTCCCGCCCGGGCAGGGTGCAGCTCCGCGGCAGCCCAGACGTACGGCCACAGTCAGACATCCCTGTCCGGTTCTTCCCCAGGCCCTGTGGGGAGTGTGCTGAGCCGGGACGTGGCAGCCGGGGAGCAGGAGTCACCGCTGCCTGCTGATGGCAATGTAAGGAGGGGGGTCCGcagtggggctcagcccccctgAGCTGGCCAAGGGGAGgcggcacccccagcacccccagggttcccttccttccccttccccaggacTCGCAGCAGAAGCCCCCCCCGTCAGGTGCCGGGGACCCCCAGAGCGTGCAGTCCGTGAGCCTCCTCCTGGACAAGCTGGCCAAGGAGAACCAGGAGATCCGGCtcatgcaggcagagctgcaggtgggTGAGCGCGGCTGTGCCCGGGGAAGCCGGGTGCCGCATCCCGGCGCTGCTCTCCCACCTCGCTCACGGCCCCCGcaccctccccctgctccaggcCCACAAGGAAGAGCTGCATGCCCTGCTGCAGAAGAGCGAGGGcgaggcggcggcagccggggcgcagcagcagagcctggccgCGGAGAACGCGCGGCTGCACGCAGCGCTGGAGCGGGAGGCCACCGCGCTCCGCAACGCCCGGGCTGAGGTGCAGCGCCTGCGGGCTGCGGGGGcactgggcagccccggggccggggagccggcagcagagcagccccccGGCACAGGCGCCACAGCCTGTGGTGAGGACGCGGTTCGGCGGGAGGGCACCCGGCAGCACGGCTGGCTGCGCTCAGTGCGGCAGGAGCTGGCGGGGGCCCTGGAGCGGGCGCGGGGCCCCGGGGGTCTCGAGGGGCTCATGGAGGAGCTGAGCGCCCTGGAGCAGCGCCTGGGTcgggagctggaggcagagggggCTGAGCTCTTCCCTGGGCCCTGGAAGAAGCCATTCAAGGCGGAGAAGGAGAGCAGGCGGCACAAGCGGCACGGCGCCGGGGGGGCGCCCCACGAGCGGGAGAAGCGGGAGCGGGGCAAACTCCACGGGCACGGGAAggacccccggccccccccgggagCACAAGCCGGGCAAAGCCTGGGGGAAGTCGTCTCATGGCCCCCACAGCACAGCCCCCGTGAACTGCCCTCATTCAGCCAGTACCGGGCACCCCAGGGCTGCTCGGGGGTGACCGACTGCGCCCGCAAGGAGGGCCAGGAGGTGCTGGGGGCCGCGCTGGAGCCAGTGCAGAAGGCACAGTTCCTGCGGCTGCTGGAGGGCTTCATGGGGCGGCTGGGCTGGAGGGGGCACTTCGGGAGGCTGGCGGCACGGCTGGACGGCGCCTTCAGGGCCGACGGCGTCTTCGCCCACGA from Aptenodytes patagonicus chromosome 26, bAptPat1.pri.cur, whole genome shotgun sequence carries:
- the PBXIP1 gene encoding LOW QUALITY PROTEIN: pre-B-cell leukemia transcription factor-interacting protein 1 (The sequence of the model RefSeq protein was modified relative to this genomic sequence to represent the inferred CDS: inserted 2 bases in 2 codons; deleted 1 base in 1 codon), translated to MAEKSDSRDSDSSWVLAGSEGLPIDTVGPERDSVSHGAEDEDPEEEDEGTQDTVTAVAANSTAAFPGQAQHPKGSGLGGPEECWDPKAGAEPAPNGSMEPGVPDGDEQEEPDAEAEPGPCPDTPKAGPPMEEGSCTSSDDDVEGLRRRQGHEPIPGPPXPAPAPRWGMPDAGAEDGLSMSKYLLGALALVAVGLLIISGGIYDPADGPVGSVLSRDVAAGEQESPLPADGNDSQQKPPPSGAGDPQSVQSVSLLLDKLAKENQEIRLMQAELQAHKEELHALLQKSEGEAAAAGAQQQSLAAENARLHAALEREATALRNARAEVQRLRAAGALGSPGAGEPAAEQPPGTGATACGEDAVRREGTRQHGWLRSVRQELAGALERARGPGGLEGLMEELSALEQRLGRELEAEGAELFPGPWKKPFKAEKESRRHKRHGAGGAPHEREKRERGKLHGHGKDPRPPREHKPGKAWGKSSHXPPQHSPRELPSFSQYRAPQGCSGVTDCARKEGQEVLGAALEPVQKAQFLRLLEGFMGRLGWRGHFGRLAARLDGAFRADGVFAHDRLRFVDFVDDVEELLEEVARWEQGDEEAADGFEEYVLQHYARDGRAAGKERGRRATQQHSTGG